From Oryzias melastigma strain HK-1 linkage group LG15, ASM292280v2, whole genome shotgun sequence, one genomic window encodes:
- the LOC112161988 gene encoding p53 apoptosis effector related to PMP-22 yields MFRCGIAYPRCRWIVPLLLVFAIIFDIIAIAAKSGWVEDEDAKSHYANMWNEWRGRGGNWDSKSLMEYSWAQAVAALMIIGLILLIIAFIVAVVAMCRVDTGAMIATAVFLAIVVIFQIIALIIYPVNFNERIFEGQYYYTWAYGFGWGATILSLGCSILFCCLPKYEAELNGDEKIKYIYQSQ; encoded by the exons ATGTTTCGCTGTGGAATCGCATACCCCCGCTGCAGGTGGATCGTTCCCCTGTTGCTGGTCTTCGCTATCATTTTTGACATCATCGCCATCGCCGCCAAGTCGGGATGGGTGGAGGACGAGGACGCCAAGAGCCACTACGCCAACATGTGGAACGAGTGGCGCGGCCGCGGGGGCAACTGGGACAGCAAGAGCCTGATGGAGTACT CATGGGCCCAGGCTGTTGCTGCCCTGATGATCATTGGTCTCATCCTCCTCATCATAGCCTTCATCGTAGCTGTGGTGGCTATGTGCAGAGTTGATACTGGGGCCATGATTGCCACAGCAGTATTCCTGGCTATTGTTG TGATATTCCAGATCATCGCTCTGATCATCTACCCCGTCAACTTCAACGAGCGCATTTTCGAGGGCCAGTACTACTACACTTGGGCCTACGGTTTTGGCTGGGGCGCCACCATCCTCAGCCTGGGCTGCTCCATCCTGTTCTGCTGTCTGCCCAAGTACGAGGCCGAGCTGAACGGCGACGAAAAGATCAAATACATTTACCAGAGTCAATAA